Proteins co-encoded in one Prunus persica cultivar Lovell chromosome G6, Prunus_persica_NCBIv2, whole genome shotgun sequence genomic window:
- the LOC18774922 gene encoding probable pectate lyase 4: MGNSHGHRKRRNGPVSSKTDNSGFKYGPSDQSAQIPSSSAKKTSMVALPYAHVDASLRALAAQAEGFGRLAIGGLRGALYHVTTLADDGPGSLRDGSRKKEPLWIVFEISGTIHLSSYLNVSSYKTIDGRGQRIKLTGKGLRLKECEHVIVCNLEFEGGRGPDVDGIQIKPNSKHIWIDRCSLRDYDDGLIDITRGSTDITISRCHFSQHDKTMLIGSDPSHIDDRCIRVTIHHCFFDATRQRHPRVRFAKVHLYNNYTRNWGIYAVCASVESQIFSECNIYEAGQKKVAFKYLTEKAADKEVAMTGHIKSEGDLFITGTQAGLTPTGVEHSMFHPSQHYQTFTVGPPTDDLKHVLQHCTGWQSVPRPADQTGVA, translated from the exons ATGGGCAACTCCCACGGCCACCGTAAACGCCGTAACGGCCCTGTCTCCAGTAAAACGGACAATTCGGGCTTTAAATATGGTCCGTCAGATCAATCAGCCCAAATCCCGAGCTCGTCAGCTAAGAAGACCAGCATGGTGGCCTTGCCGTACGCTCATGTCGACGCGAGCTTGCGAGCCCTCGCTGCTCAGGCCGAAGGCTTCGGCCGCCTCGCAATTGGTGGCCTCCGCGGTGCCCTTTACCACGTCACCACTCTAGCTG ATGATGGTCCTGGGTCACTTAGGGACGGAAGTCGTAAGAAAGAACCACTTTGGATTGTCTTTGAAATTTCAGGCACTATCCATCTCTCATCTTACTTGAATGTGTCATCGTATAAGACTATAGATGGCCGGGGTCAGAGGATTAAACTTACAGGGAAGGGGTTGAGGCTGAAGGAATGTGAGCATGTGATTGTATGCAATTTAGAGTTTGAAGGTGGTAGAGGGCCAGATGTTGATGGCATTcaaataaaacccaattccaagCACATATGGATAGATCGGTGCAGCCTTCGTGATTATGATGACGGGCTTATAGATATCACCAGGGGAAGCACAGATATTACAATTTCGAG GTGCCATTTTTCACAGCATGATAAGACAATGCTAATTGGATCAGACCCCTCTCATATTGATGACAGATGCATCCGGGTTACCATTCACCACTGTTTTTTCGATGCGACCCGACAGCGGCATCCTCGTGTCAGATTTGCGAAAGTACATCTATATAACAATTACACCCGAAACTGGGGCATATATGCTGTTTGTGCCAGTGTAGAATCGCAG ATATTCTCTGAATGCAATATATATGAAGCGGGACAGAAGAAAGTGGCATTTAAGTACCTTACGGAGAAG GCAGCGGACAAGGAGGTGGCAATGACTGGCCACATTAAGTCTGAAGGGGACTTATTTATAACTGGAACTCAAGCTGGATTAACGCCCACGGGTGTCGAACACAGCATGTTTCATCCTAGCCAACACTATCAGACATTTACGGTAGGACCTCCCACTGATGATCTTAAACATGTTCTCCAACATTGTACAGGATGGCAGTCTGTTCCACGGCCAGCTGATCAGACAGGAGTCGCGTAG
- the LOC18772354 gene encoding exocyst complex component EXO70A1 has product MPKKGMRSLCFHSKSPSFAAYSSSPSRPSSVSFPTPRRVPVTNFTDAMIEDIIGNAAVLVMKWNPETSTYAKVTSLFYESKREAQQFIRCVTELQKAMHFLVSEDPTSEKIVHAQSLMEIAMKRLQKEFYQILSMNRAHLDPESVSTRSRSSVTSARSSTSDYDDGGATTDDDVRFAGESISEVEQVSSVAMADLKSIAECMISSGYAKECVHIYKIIRKSIIDEGMYKLGVERLSSSQIHKMDKEVLDLRIRSWLNAVKMSISTLFKGEQILCDHVFASSASIRESCFTHISREAATLLFGFPQVLVAKSKKSSSSLDVFRLLDMYTSISEAWPEIDSIFSFESTAAVRSQALNSLIKLSESVRSMLSDFESTIQKDSSKSVAHGGGVHDLTLRVMNYLSLLTDYSNVLVDIVTDWPPPAKSSLPESYFDSPHSEDGQAPVISLRMAWLLLVLLCKLDDKAKHYKDVSLSYLFLANNLQYMISKVRTSNLQYLLGEDWISKHETKVRQFAENYEGLAWGKVFASLPENLTAEISPEEARLIFRNFNFSFEEAHRKQRTSVVLDGKLREEMQVSIAKKLVSAYREFYDAHRLTVGGGRNVALYVRFAPEDVENHLSDLFFGAMDLDGSSSHRRSSLRL; this is encoded by the coding sequence atgccaaaaaaaGGAATGAGGAGCCTGTGCTTTCACTCCAAATCGCCGTCGTTCGCCGCCTACTCTTCTTCCCCTTCTAGACCCTCCTCCGTCTCATTCCCAACCCCACGGCGTGTCCCCGTAACGAACTTCACCGACGCAATGATCGAGGATATCATCGGGAACGCCGCCGTTTTGGTCATGAAGTGGAACCCGGAGACTTCGACATACGCCAAGGTCACCTCTCTCTTCTACGAGAGCAAAAGGGAAGCGCAGCAGTTTATCAGGTGCGTGACGGAGCTTCAGAAGGCCATGCACTTCCTCGTATCGGAGGACCCCACCTCCGAGAAAATAGTACACGCGCAGAGCCTCATGGAGATCGCAATGAAGCGGTTGCAGAAAGAGTTCTACCAGATCCTATCCATGAACCGAGCCCATTTAGACCCGGAATCGGTCTCGACCAGGTCCAGATCCTCCGTCACGTCTGCCCGGTCCAGCACCTCCGATTACGACGACGGCGGCGCAACCACAGACGACGACGTGCGATTCGCCGGGGAATCCATCTCCGAAGTCGAGCAAGTCTCGTCGGTCGCCATGGCCGACTTGAAATCCATAGCCGAGTGTATGATCTCCTCCGGCTACGCCAAAGAGTGCGTTCACATCTACAAGATTATCAGAAAATCGATCATCGACGAGGGAATGTACAAGCTAGGAGTTGAGAGATTGAGCTCTTCGCAGATCCACAAGATGGACAAGGAGGTTCTGGATCTGAGAATCAGGAGCTGGTTGAATGCGGTGAAGATGTCAATCTCCACGCTCTTCAAAGGAGAGCAAATCCTGTGCGATCACGTGTTCGCATCCTCCGCCTCCATCAGAGAGTCTTGCTTCACGCACATATCTCGTGAAGCCGCGACTTTACTCTTCGGCTTCCCTCAAGTTCTCGTCGCGAAGAGCAAGAAAAGCTCGTCGTCTCTAGACGTGTTTCGTCTTCTCGATATGTACACTTCGATCTCCGAGGCCTGGCCGGAGATCGACTCCATCTTCTCTTTCGAGTCCACCGCTGCCGTCCGATCTCAGGCGCTCAACTCGCTCATTAAACTCAGCGAGTCGGTCAGATCAATGCTCTCCGATTTTGAGTCGACGATCCAGAAAGACTCGTCGAAATCGGTCGCTCACGGAGGCGGCGTCCACGATCTCACTCTCCGCGTGATGAATTACCTCTCTCTCCTTACAGACTACAGCAACGTCCTCGTCGACATTGTCACCGACTGGCCTCCGCCGGCGAAATCGTCGCTTCCAGAATCGTACTTCGACAGCCCCCACTCTGAAGACGGTCAGGCGCCGGTGATCTCCCTCCGCATGGCCTGGCTCCTACTCGTCCTCCTCTGCAAGCTCGACGACAAGGCAAAGCACTACAAGGACGTTTCGCTCTCGTACCTCTTCTTAGCGAACAATCTCCAGTACATGATCTCGAAAGTCCGTACATCGAATCTCCAGTACCTTCTCGGCGAGGACTGGATATCGAAGCACGAAACAAAGGTGAGGCAATTTGCAGAAAACTACGAGGGGTTGGCGTGGGGGAAAGTTTTCGCTTCATTGCCCGAAAATCTAACGGCCGAGATTTCTCCCGAGGAAGCGAGACTGATCTTCCGAAACTTCAATTTCAGCTTCGAGGAAGCGCATCGGAAACAGAGGACGAGTGTCGTACTGGACGGGAAACTCCGAGAAGAGATGCAGGTGTCCATAGCGAAAAAGCTGGTGTCGGCTTACAGGGAGTTTTACGACGCCCATAGGCTGACGGTTGGGGGCGGGAGAAACGTGGCGTTGTATGTCAGATTTGCCCCTGAAGATGTTGAAAATCACTTGTCGGACCTGTTTTTCGGGGCCATGGACTTGGATGGTTCGTCGTCTCATCGGCGGAGTTCGTTGAGACTTTAG
- the LOC18774929 gene encoding UDP-glucuronic acid decarboxylase 1 isoform X1, protein MKQLHKQASVNQRRDEEIPSNLASTYSPKALKHPRSLPRSINYLFKEQRLLFILVGILIGSTFFILQPTLYRLGPSDPNNPTTSISRSFSTAHDLVPKPTHAKVGRVPVGLGKRRLRIVVTGGAGFVGSHLVDKLLDRGNDVIVIDNFFTGRKDNLVHHFGNPRFELIRHDVVEPILLEVDQIYHLACPASPVHYKYNPVKTIKTNVMGTLNMLGLAKRIGARFLLTSTSEVYGDPLEHPQKETYWGNVNPIGERSCYDEGKRTAETLAMDYHRGADVEVRIARIFNTYGPRMCLDDGRVVSNFVAQAIRRQPLTVYGDGKQTRSFQYVSDLVNGLVALMDGEHVGPFNLGNPGEFTMLELAEVVKETIDSSATIEFRPNTADDPHKRKPDISKAKELLNWEPKVSLREGLPLMVSDFQNRILNEDEGKAIN, encoded by the exons ATGAAGCAATTGCACAAGCAAGCGAGCGTGAATCAAAGGAGGGACGAAGAGATCCCATCAAACCTAGCCTCAACCTACTCTCCCAAGGCTCTCAAACACCCTCGATCTCTCCCCAGATCCATCAACTACCTCTTCAAAGAACAGAGGCTCCTCTTCATCCTCGTCGGCATTCTCATCGGCTCCACCTTCTTCATCCTCCAGCCCACCCTTTACCGACTCGGCCCATCTGACCCCAACAACCCCACCACCTCCATCTCCAGATCCTTCTCCACCGCCCATGACCTCGTCCCCAAGCCCACCCATGCAAAGGTGGGTCGGGTCCCCGTCGGGCTCGGCAAGCGGAGGCTCCGAATTGTCGTCACCGGCGGTGCTGGGTTCGTTGGGTCTCATCTTGTTGACAAGCTCCTTGACAGGGGCAACGACGTGATTGTGATTGATAATTTCTTTACCGGGAGGAAGGATAATCTGGTGCACCATTTTGGGAACCCAAGGTTCGAGCTCATTAGGCATGACGTCGTTGAGCCGATTCTGCTGGAGGTCGATCAGATCTACCACTTGGCCTGCCCTGCCTCCCCTGTTCATTATAAGTATAACCCAGTCAAGACCATT AAGACCAATGTGATGGGTACTCTTAATATGCTGGGACTTGCCAAGCGAATTGGGGCAAGGTTTTTGCTCACCAGTACGAGTGAGGTGTATGGGGACCCCCTGGAGCATCCTCAGAAGGAGACTTACTGGGGAAATGTAAATCCTATAG GTGAGAGGAGCTGTTATGATGAAGGAAAGAGGACAGCAGAGACATTGGCAATGGATTATCATCGAGGTGCAGATGTCGAG GTCCGTATTGCTCGAATTTTCAACACTTATGGTCCGCGTATGTGTTTGGATGATGGGCGTGTTGTCAGCAATTTTGTTGCTCAG GCTATCCGCAGACAACCATTGACTGTGTACGGTGATGGTAAACAAACACGAAGCTTCCAATATGTCTCTGATTTG GTCAATGGACTGGTGGCATTGATGGACGGTGAACATGTGGGGCCGTTCAACCTGGGTAATCCAGGGGAGTTCACCATGCTAGAGCTTGCTGAG GTTGTCAAAGAAACAATTGATTCAAGTGCGACAATAGAATTCAGACCAAATACTGCTGATGATCCACATAAGAGGAAACCTGACATTAGCAAAGCAAAGGAGCTATTGAACTGGGAGCCAAAGGTGTCCTTGAGGGAGGGACTGCCTCTTATGGTGAGCGATTTCCAGAATCGCATTTTAAACGAAGACGAAGGAAAAGCCATTAATTAA
- the LOC18774929 gene encoding UDP-glucuronic acid decarboxylase 1 isoform X2, producing MKQLHKQASVNQRRDEEIPSNLASTYSPKALKHPRSLPRSINYLFKEQRLLFILVGILIGSTFFILQPTLYRLGPSDPNNPTTSISRSFSTAHDLVPKPTHAKVGRVPVGLGKRRLRIVVTGGAGFVGSHLVDKLLDRGNDVIVIDNFFTGRKDNLVHHFGNPRFELIRHDVVEPILLEVDQIYHLACPASPVHYKYNPVKTIKTNVMGTLNMLGLAKRIGARFLLTSTSEVYGDPLEHPQKETYWGNVNPIGERSCYDEGKRTAETLAMDYHRGADVEVRIARIFNTYGPRMCLDDGRVVSNFVAQAIRRQPLTVYGDGKQTRSFQYVSDLVNGLVALMDGEHVGPFNLGNPGEFTMLELAE from the exons ATGAAGCAATTGCACAAGCAAGCGAGCGTGAATCAAAGGAGGGACGAAGAGATCCCATCAAACCTAGCCTCAACCTACTCTCCCAAGGCTCTCAAACACCCTCGATCTCTCCCCAGATCCATCAACTACCTCTTCAAAGAACAGAGGCTCCTCTTCATCCTCGTCGGCATTCTCATCGGCTCCACCTTCTTCATCCTCCAGCCCACCCTTTACCGACTCGGCCCATCTGACCCCAACAACCCCACCACCTCCATCTCCAGATCCTTCTCCACCGCCCATGACCTCGTCCCCAAGCCCACCCATGCAAAGGTGGGTCGGGTCCCCGTCGGGCTCGGCAAGCGGAGGCTCCGAATTGTCGTCACCGGCGGTGCTGGGTTCGTTGGGTCTCATCTTGTTGACAAGCTCCTTGACAGGGGCAACGACGTGATTGTGATTGATAATTTCTTTACCGGGAGGAAGGATAATCTGGTGCACCATTTTGGGAACCCAAGGTTCGAGCTCATTAGGCATGACGTCGTTGAGCCGATTCTGCTGGAGGTCGATCAGATCTACCACTTGGCCTGCCCTGCCTCCCCTGTTCATTATAAGTATAACCCAGTCAAGACCATT AAGACCAATGTGATGGGTACTCTTAATATGCTGGGACTTGCCAAGCGAATTGGGGCAAGGTTTTTGCTCACCAGTACGAGTGAGGTGTATGGGGACCCCCTGGAGCATCCTCAGAAGGAGACTTACTGGGGAAATGTAAATCCTATAG GTGAGAGGAGCTGTTATGATGAAGGAAAGAGGACAGCAGAGACATTGGCAATGGATTATCATCGAGGTGCAGATGTCGAG GTCCGTATTGCTCGAATTTTCAACACTTATGGTCCGCGTATGTGTTTGGATGATGGGCGTGTTGTCAGCAATTTTGTTGCTCAG GCTATCCGCAGACAACCATTGACTGTGTACGGTGATGGTAAACAAACACGAAGCTTCCAATATGTCTCTGATTTG GTCAATGGACTGGTGGCATTGATGGACGGTGAACATGTGGGGCCGTTCAACCTGGGTAATCCAGGGGAGTTCACCATGCTAGAGCTTGCTGAG tga
- the LOC18772210 gene encoding protein SODIUM POTASSIUM ROOT DEFECTIVE 1 translates to MKMKGIDIFCASQASTAICLSMDQASSSSSSSIIQLGGRAIDRHNPIIKDARRSTSTRTLPIAPCSSSQSPINPKAYHQLQKSKKKSSPSSSSRPSTDHHQTKKKSSSFSSTKENDQKRKSSASNPKPADNVKKFSSVPSESVTKSSANPIDLITPPGSSRYLLSDTVYFDGLSDYDPVLALVPVGHKKNPATVLNQENQSANNSSTGSSSSLSKPQPPPPPSNQVVVLRVSLHCKGCEGKLRKHLSRMEGVTSFNIDFAAKKVTVSGDVTPLSVLASVSKVKNAQFWPTVSASSTSPACPTKLEAKK, encoded by the exons ATGAAGATGAAGGGGATAGATATCTTCTGTGCATCCCAAGCTTCAACAGCCATATGTTTGAGCATGGATCAAGCATCAtcctcctcatcctcatcAATCATTCAACTTGGTGGCAGAGCAATCGACCGCCACAACCCCATTATCAAAGATGCAAGAAGAAGCACAAGCACCAGAACTCTGCCCATTGCTCCATGCTCTTCTTCTCAGTCACCAATCAATCCCAAGGCTTACCATCAACTCCAAAagagcaaaaagaaaagctcCCCCTCTTCATCATCAAGACCAAGCACTGACCATCACCAAACCAAGAAGAAGAGCTCCTCTTTTAGCtccacaaaagaaaatgaccagAAGAGGAAGAGCAGTGCTTCTAATCCCAAGCCAGCTGATAATGTTAAGAAATTCTCCTCTGTTCCAAGTGAGAGTGTTACGAAGAGCTCTGCCAACCCAATTGATCTCATCACCCCTCCTGGCTCCTCCAGATACCTTTTGAGTGACACTGTGTACTTTGATGGGTTATCTGATTATGATCCAGTTTTGGCATTGGTTCCAGTTGGGCACAAAAAGAACCCAGCTACAGTGCTGAATCAAGAAAATCAATCTGCCAATAATTCTTCAACAGGCTCATCCTCATCTCTGTCaaaaccacaaccaccacctcctccttcCAACCAG GTTGTAGTCTTAAGGGTGTCCCTGCACTGCAAAGGCTGTGAAGGAAAACTGAGAAAACATCTATCTAGAATGGAAG GAGTGACATCTTTCAACATAGACTTTGCAGCCAAGAAGGTGACTGTCAGTGGAGATGTAACCCCATTGAGTGTCCTTGCCAGTGTCTCAAAGGTGAAGAATGCTCAATTTTGGCCAACAGTGTCTGCATCATCTACCTCACCAGCTTGTCCTACCAAACTAGAGGCCAAGAAATAA
- the LOC18773647 gene encoding uncharacterized protein LOC18773647: MKKNFKPSEIDEEHEDLLALSLSTPHSQYMHSNSSQPPPLLASTPPPQRLPLFSAVPQPPPPFDFHLYHLPHSPPAFHHDLPGPSRPTRTRRSPARTLSQGKTETIPAPYPWATTKRATVHNLHYLQSNHVNTITGLVQCKKCDQSFEISYNFPKKFLEVAKFVSEHKSAMHDRAPEFWMDPTLPDCNHCHQSKCMKPVISKKRSINWLFLLLGQMLGCCKLSELKYFCKHTKNHRTGAKDRVLYLTYLGICKQVDPSGPFDA; this comes from the coding sequence ATGAAGAAAAACTTCAAACCCTCTGAAATTGATGAAGAACATGAAGATCTCCTGGCCCTTTCCCTCTCAACGCCTCATAGCCAATACATGCATTCAAACTCAAGCCAACCTCCTCCTCTCTTGGCttcaacaccaccaccacaacgcTTGCCTCTCTTTTCAGCAGTGCCACAGCCACCGCCACCTTTTGATTTTCACCTCTACCATCTCCCACACAGCCCTCCTGCCTTTCACCATGACCTACCAGGCCCGTCCCGTCCGACTCGAACCCGAAGATCCCCTGCTCGAACCCTAAGCCAAGGCAAAACAGAAACGATACCAGCCCCATACCCTTGGGCTACAACAAAACGTGCCACGGTCCACAACCTTCACTACCTGCAGTCCAATCACGTGAATACGATCACTGGCCTTGTTCAATGCAAGAAATGCGACCAAAGCTTTGAGATTTCATATAATTTTCCCAAGAAATTCCTCGAAGTTGCGAAGTTCGTTTCGGAACACAAATCCGCCATGCATGACAGGGCACCAGAATTTTGGATGGATCCCACGTTGCCCGATTGCAATCATTGTCATCAGAGCAAATGCATGAAGCCTGTGATTTCCAAGAAACGGTCGATCAATTGGCTCTTCTTGCTTTTGGGTCAGATGCTTGGATGCTGTAAGCTTTCTGAGTTGAAGTATTTCTGCAAGCACACCAAGAATCACAGGACTGGCGCCAAAGATAGAGTCTTGTACCTTACTTATTTGGGCATCTGCAAACAGGTTGATCCCAGCGGACCCTTTGATGCTTAG
- the LOC18774783 gene encoding formin-like protein 5 — translation MAVAYEKISWVASLLVLLLGFASCSSQGGGGEFTHRSLNFWKAARARVPPTGPNTGTSRKFNFGTLPKGTLIPPSWPSKRTSRPPPPPPHPSNFDTLPKYTPIPPSGPSGRTSDPPPPPPFNFGTLPKSTPIPPLGPSRRTSDPPPPPHPFNFGTLPKYTPIPPSGLSGRTSSPPPPFNFRMHYSGPSHGPPRYEIPPPPAF, via the coding sequence ATGGCAGTAGcctatgaaaaaatttcatgggTGGCCTCTCTGCTTGTGCTACTTTTAGGCTTTGCCTCATGCTCTTCAcagggtggtggtggtgaattTACCCACAGAAGCTTGAATTTTTGGAAAGCAGCCAGGGCCCGTGTTCCACCAACTGGACCTAACACTGGAACATCAAGAAAATTCAACTTTGGTACTTTGCCAAAGGGCACTCTAATTCCTCCGTCTTGGCCAAGCAAAAGAACTTCAAGAcctccccctcctcctcctcatccttcCAACTTTGATACTTTGCCAAAGTACACTCCAATTCCACCATCAGGGCCTAGCGGAAGAACTTCGgaccctcctcctcctcctccttttaACTTTGGTACTTTGCCAAAGTCCACTCCAATTCCACCTCTAGGGCCTAGCAGAAGAACTTCGgaccctcctcctcctcctcatccttTCAACTTTGGTACTTTACCAAAGTACACTCCAATTCCACCATCAGGGCTTAGCGGAAGAACTTCGagccctcctcctcctttcaATTTCAGGATGCATTATTCCGGGCCTTCACACGGTCCACCTCGCTATGAGATTCCACCTCCTCCAGCATTTTAG
- the LOC18774887 gene encoding uncharacterized protein LOC18774887 has protein sequence MEKLRPRRSKITSIADRSSEERFASTERAFRGGNRQVKKQKNFPKLASDSSSCSSGSTGDDSFTFELGRRSSTQVVGTPIKKLLAEEMLRETEPRRRSPSVIAKLMGLDGLPPQQPAHRQQKSISENCLQRTRLVEKEERSSMCYDRRSSRKNSKEQQEFKDVFEVFEASKVEGRSCSSRGNANSKLSDAEMAFVRQKFMDAKRLSTDERLQDSKEFHDALEVLDSNKDLLLKFLQQPDSLFAKHLHDLQGGPPSRCGHIASMKSSEAQRYENIDLGWTAVRETPRKNNCKSPQEHRDSFSSHSDSRHAGHSSLKSSINLSEVKNESSIPPTRIVVLKPNLGKMLNGTKTISSPCSSHASMLDGRKHAEFPSIRNRETESRGRKNSQDKDGHLRHKSRESREVAKEITRQMRNNFSTGSVRFSSSGLKGYAGDESSCSMSENESANESEVMSVASRHSFHLNNHSRPSSSCSTESTVSREAKKRLSERWKMTHKSQEMGVVSRGNTLAEMLAIPDKEMRAEKLNAMIGEARFRDKFSTEDAPARCGGPLGISSRDGWKDGCINSLSRSKSLPSSSSAFGSYKTSMRRETIRDDRYLIPKETVQHERNQLVKGNLDLREGARKHSRSSNKRSYSSRSLGREAIDISPETHTTQSKDKTDFEANNQSQQNISVFESSPSNAADSSSASVKLVDPDASLPSETPDTFLPESSSRMLVEGDSSSTPKENLVPQEPSIRPPVERAVPSDHPVPGIESPARTKEADQPSPVSVLEVPFTDDASSSPECFESLNADLQGLRMQLQLLKLESEPYAEGPMEISSDEEVGEESTGFSDAIGLHRDQGSWESSYLADILTESGLNSADSGTFLTTWHTPECPVSPLLFEELEKKYSDQTSWPKPERRLLFDRINSGLLEMFEQFTDPHPWVRPANKRVGPKWIHRSVLHGVLCKLLASQEENANEDNLEKVLERDSLWLDLGDDIDIIGREVENSLIDELVAEVVVM, from the exons atggagaagttGCGGCCAAGGAGGTCTAAGATTACGAGCATTGCTGATAGGAGCTCCGAGGAAAGATTCGCCTCCACTGAACGAGCTTTTAGAGGAG GAAACAGGCAGgttaagaaacagaaaaacttTCCAAAATTGGCCTCTGATTCTAGTTCTTGCAGTAGTGGCTCTACAGGGGACGACTCG TTCACGTTTGAGTTGGGGCGACGATCTTCAACGCAAGTTGTTGGAACTCCCATAAAGAAATTATTAGCTGAGGAGATGTTGAGAGAAACTGAACCCAGAAGGAGATCGCCAAGCGTTATTGCCAAATTGATGGGTCTTGATGGGCTGCCACCTCAGCAGCCTGCTCATAGACAACAGAAAAGCATTTCAGAGAATTGTCTTCAGAGGACAAGATTGGTAGAGAAAGAGGAGAGGAGCAGCATGTGTTATGACCGCCGTTCATCTAGGAAGAACTCAAAGGAGCAACAAGAATTCAAGGATGTGTTTGAAGTTTTCGAAGCTTCAAAGGTAGAAGGTCGTAGTTGCTCTTCACGAGGGAATGCTAACTCGAAGCTCAGTGATGCTGAGATGGCTTTTGTTCGACAGAAATTCATGGATGCTAAACGTCTTTCAACAGATGAGAGGCTACAGGATTCAAAGGAATTCCATGATGCACTTGAGGTGCTGGATTCTAACAAGGATCTTCTTCTAAAATTTCTTCAGCAACCAGACTCATTGTTCGCAAAGCATCTGCATGATCTGCAAGGTGGCCCCCCTTCCCGTTGTGGTCACATAGCCTCTATGAAGTCATCAGAAGCTCAGAGGTATGAGAACATTGACCTTGGCTGGACAGCAGTGAGAGAAACCCCTCGGAAGAATAACTGTAAATCTCCTCAGGAGCATCGCGATTCTTTTTCTAGCCACTCTGACAGTAGACATGCTGGTCATAGTTCTCTCAAGTCATCAATTAACCTATCAGAAGTGAAAAATGAATCTTCCATTCCTCCTACAAGGATAGTTGTTCTGAAACCTAACCTTGGGAAGATGCTGAATGGTACCAAAACTATTTCATCACCTTGTTCTTCTCATGCTTCTATGTTAGATGGTAGGAAACACGCAGAATTTCCGAGCATTAGAAATAGGGAGACAGAATCACGGGGAAGGAAAAACTCCCAAGATAAAGATGGCCATTTGAGGCATAAGTCTAGAGAATCTAGGGAAGTTGCTAAAGAAATCACAAGGCAAATGAGGAATAACTTTAGCACCGGTTCTGTACGTTTTTCATCATCTGGTTtgaaaggatatgctggtgaTGAGAGTTCTTGTAGCATGTCTGAGAATGAATCTGCAAATGAATCAGAGGTGATGTCAGTGGCTTCCAGACATTCCTTTCACTTGAATAATCACTCTAGGCCGTCATCATCATGCTCTACTGAATCAACTGTGAGTAGAGAGGCCAAGAAGAGACTCTCAGAGAGATGGAAAATGACTCACAAGTCCCAAGAAATGGGAGTTGTTAGCAGGGGCAACACCCTTGCTGAAATGCTTGCTATCCCCGACAAGGAAATGCGAGCAGAAAAATTGAATGCCATGATTGGTGAGGCAAGATTTAGAGATAAATTTTCTACTGAAGATGCACCTGCACGATGTGGTGGACCTCTGGGTATCAGCAGTAGGGATGGCTGGAAGGATGGATGTATTAATAGTTTATCAAGATCGAAATCTCTTCCATCTTCATCTAGTGCATTTGGAAGTTATAAAACAAGTATGCGCCGTGAAACTATACGTGATGACAGGTATCTGATACCAAAAGAAACAGTCCAGCACGAAAGAAACCAGCTAGTAAAGGGGAATCTTGATCTTAGAGAAGGTGCCCGCAAACACTCTAGATCCAGTAATAAAAGATCGTATTCTTCTCGCTCCTTAGGTAGGGAAGCTATTGACATTTCACCTGAAACTCATACTACTCAGAGTAAAGATAAAACCGACTTTGAAGCGAACAATCAATCCCAGCAGAATATTTCAGTCTTTGAGTCATCACCTAGTAATGCTGCAGATTCAAGTTCAGCTTCTGTAAAACTGGTGGATCCGGATGCATCATTACCTTCCGAAACTCCGGATACGTTCCTTCCAGAATCATCTTCTCGTATGTTGGTAGAAGGCGATTCTTCTTCTACTCCCAAAGAGAACCTAGTTCCTCAG GAACCATCAATCAGGCCACCTGTTGAACGGGCAGTCCCCTCTGACCACCCTGTACCTGGAATAGAATCGCCTGCAAGAACTAAGGAGGCGGATCAACCCAGTCCTGTTTCCGTTCTGGAAGTTCCTTTCACTGATGATGCATCATCTTCTCCTGAATGCTTTGAGAGTCTCAATGCTGACCTGCAAG GGCTTCGGATGCAGCTTCAGCTACTCAAGCTGGAGTCAGAACCATATGCAGAGGGACCCATGGAAATCTCAAGTGATGAAGAAGTTGGTGAAGAATCTACTGGGTTTTCAGATGCAATAGGACTTCATAGAGATCAAGGGAGCTGGGAGTCCTCGTACTTGGCCGATATTTTAACTGAATCTGGTTTAAACAGTGCTGACTCGGGTACCTTTTTGACAACATGGCACACTCCAGAATGTCCTGTGAGCCCTTTACTGTTCGAAGAGCTTGAGAAGAAATACTCTGATCAGACTTCTTGGCCAAAGCCTGAGAGGAGATTACTGTTCGACCGGATAAATTCAGGGCTTCTGGAGATGTTTGAGCAATTCACTGATCCACACCCATGGGTGAGGCCTGCAAACAAAAGAGTTGGTCCCAAGTGGATCCATAGAAGTGTACTCCATGGTGTTCTGTGCAAGTTGCTGGCAAGCCAAGAAGAGAACGCAAATGAGGACAATCTGGAGAAAGTGCTCGAAAGAGACTCGCTGTGGTTGGATTTGGGAGACGACATAGACATAATAGGTAGGGAAGTAGAGAACTCGTTGATAGATGAGCTAGTAGCAGAGGTAGTGGTTATGTAG